cacacacctacagaggaCCTGGCCTACGTTCTATACTATTATCAGCACCGGCtgattttaatattagattTCAACTTAGCAGTCGCtgtaaacacaatcacataatgTTTAGTCTTTGCTTTATTGTCTTGAACTCATGGATTTCCAAAATAACGCCCGTTAAAATCGTACTTTCACACTATAACAATGATTTACGAGATTAACCGAGCACTTGAACGCAGCACCCGTTCaatcagttttatatttatttctttcgcgattaaaagcacatttgttgCCCTAAATTATACAGTCGTATTGATTCAATGTGCTGTGTAATATGTAGCTtctgtaaataattataatgcaTAACTAACAAACGCAGGGGGAATTGGTTCCTACTGCGCTTCCGTAGTGATTAAATTTGTCCCTCCGAGCTGGCCGTAGTTGTTTATGGAGCCTGCGGAATAATGTGCCTGAAAgtgattctttctttcatagTATTCAACAAAATAAGCTGTGACTTTGCTGAGACATTTGTCAACGAGATTTGAGGACACAAAGCCAAGACCTGAGGTGAGCGTCTTGCCTAAAACTATGAATAACAATGTAACGTCACTTTGTTATTTACAAGCTGCAAAACACGTGGAAAGTTGTCGCAGCTCTctgaagaaagcaggaggctgtcagttcagtaatattaaataaaaaaagaagacctaCTTTAACTTGTAGGTTAAGTGTTCTGTGCTAACTGCACACGTATGTCGCAGCCTCATAGGTCTTAGTAAAGCCTGTTTAACTGTTGTCCTTCGCAGGGGGCTCTTATTAGATTCCTGAATGGGTTTACTGAGAGCACACCAGCTTGCTTTAAGAACTGCCAGATTCTGCCTGAGCTCCGCATCAACACCAAAATCATGGCTGTCCACCAAACCCGCCTTCCAGGGGGACAAGAATATCCTCCTCATGGGTCCTCCTGGAGCAGGGAAAACCACCGTAGGAAAGATTGTGGCCCACAAACTGGGGCTGCCTTTCATAGATGTGGATGATGACGTTCTGGAACCGACATGGAAGATGCCTGTGTCtgccaaactggcagcagttggTGGACAGCGTTtcttggaggaggaaggtgacgcTTTGTGTAACTTCTCTGCCTCTGGGTGTGTTGTGTCCCTGACAGGCTCAAACCCTCTTCATGCTGAGGCGATGCAGCACATCAGACAGAATGGGCTGGTTGTCTACTTGGATGTAGACAGTGAGGACATCATACAGAGGCTCACAAGGATGAAGGTGAACAGGATAGTGGGTCAGGAGGCAGGGGTACCCATGAAGGATATTCTGCTGTACAGGACACAGTTTTATGAGAAATGGCTGGATGTGCGGGTGCTGTGTGGAACAGGAGACacggtggaggaggtggcggaGAAGGTGCTGAAGGCTGTACGGAGATATCAGAACCACGATGAAGATACTTATGTATCAACAAGGTGTGACAGTGCAGGTTTGTCCAATCAGAAAACACACTTCAGTGACGTGGTTGTTGAAGGTCTGGCAGCAGACGGAGGCCTCTATGTTCCCATAAATGGCCTCCCAAAGATGGATGCACGTGAGTGGATGAGATTAGCTGGCATGTCGTACCCTGAACGAGCTTTAGTTTTACTCGAAAAGTGCATCCACCCACTGGACGTGTCTGCTCTGGATCTTAGAACAATGATATTCAATGCATATGGATCAAACTTTTTAACAGAAGCAGTCGCGCCTATGAAACACCTCGTCAACAATCAGTACGTTCTGGAGCTTTTTCATGGCCCCACCGCCTCATTCAAAGACCTGGCTTTACAGTTGATGCCTCAGCTCTTCACACACTGCCTCCCACCTATGTGCAACTACCTCATCCTGGTAGCCACGTCTGGAGACACCGGCAGCGCAGTGCTCAGTGGGTTCAGCAGACTGAGCGGTGCCGACGGAACTCGGACCGGCGTGCTGGTGTTTTTCCCAGAGGGAGGAGTGAGTGAGATTCAGAAGCTGCAGATGACGAGCTACAAGGAGGGAAATGCCAGAGCTGTCGGCGTCCTGTCGGACTTTGACTTCTGTCAGAGAACCATTAAGAGGATGTTTGGTGAGTCAGGACTGACGGGGCATCTCGCTGTGGAGTTCGGGACAGTCCTGAGCACCGCCAACTCCATCAACTGGGCACGCCTGCTGCCACAGGTGAGCCTGAATTATCTGAGTCAGGGGGAACCAAGTAACAGATCATGTTGCGGTGTCCGGTAATGTACACtcaagcatctgatgctgaatGAAAGAAAATTGAACTATAAAACAGCAGCGCCCTCCTCTGGAGAAGCACTTTTTTTCGTTTTTCGTTTTTTTAGGCTGTATTTTCAGTTGCAGAGCTGCTACACTGTGATTTACATGTTATTTTCCTATGTTTATATCACACTGAGTTCTGttaacctctcctcctctcacaggTGGTCTATCATTCCTCTGCCTATCTGGATCTGTGCAGAGATGGTATTATCAAGTTCGGAGAGCCCATCGATATCTGCATCCCCACTGGCAACTTTGGCAATGCCATGTCGGCTGTGTACGCCAAGCAAATGGGCATTCCGATAAGAAAAGTCATCTGCGCATCCAACCACAACcgtgtcatcacagactttatCACCACCGGCGAGTATGATCTGCGTGGACGGCCTCTCATGCTGTCCAGCTCACCCGCTATAGATATCCTGAAATCCTCCAACCTGGAGAGGTTTATCTACCACGTCTCAGGCGGTTGCGGTCGCCTCGTCAAGGACCTGTTCACACGTttagacagacagcagcactttCAGGTTCCTGAGCCTCTCCTTGGCAGGATGCAGCAGGAAGTGCTGGCTAGCTGGTGCTCAGAGGAAGACTGCTTGGCCGCCATCCAGAGCACTCACACTCAGACGGGATAcgtcatggacacacacaccgccGTGGCAAAAGTCGTGTCTGATAGGCTGCAGGACGGCTCCTGCCCTGTGGTGCTTTGTTCTACTGCTCACTATGGAAAATTTGCTCCCGCTGTGTTCAAAGCTTTACAAATCCAAAATATTCCAGAGGATCctgtggagcagctgaagaCACTGGAGCTCAGTGCATCCACACCGACAATGCACAGAGAGATGATGCAGTGCCTGAAGGAGGGCGGCAGGACGAAACACACTGTTTGTCAGGCTGATTACAGCGTGATGGTAGAAGAAGTGGAGAGCATGATACAGGACTGTTTCCTGAAAGTTATTTAGATTAGTCCATCATAAATTGATTAAATCCATATTTACTAAGCACACTGTGTCTGTTAGCTCTGTGCCAATGTGCTGTTGTGTTATTAGGCCATGTCAgtgatgtaaataaaaattTATGTTTGTTGACCTTTATGCTGCTCCAAGTATGCTAACCAGCAAGGCTAATATGAACCACTAAGTAtgtgttagcttagcctagttGCTGTTTCTAATGGAGATTTATAAACATCAAAGTAAAGGCATCACACCAGCTGGAGAGACTAAAACTGTACAAATGTCGGGTTCAGCTAGCTAGCTGAAGTAACTGGCTAAGCTAATGTTAGACATGCTGTTTATAGGCTcataaacatgatttaaaaacagttaATAAAAGGTTTGATTACACTTTGCCTCAAAACAACATACTTCTAGTGACACAACATGCTAGTACAGTTAGCTAGCCTCTGTTATTGTAGgctaactaagctaagctatcaGTAAGAGTTCATTTaaagttacacaaacaaaactaaaccTGTTGCCTCCATAAAAGTGTCATTATTGTCACTGTACAATGTGTCACTATTAGCctacagcataaaaaagagccagtgtttgtcttttattttgaaaaatctcAGCTCAGATCTGGATCACTGTCTaactgcagcagtgtgtcacTCACACTGTTGGCTGTACTCCTGTGCCTTCCATGCTGACAAGATGACGgatcacttcttttttttgctatgCAAGAATGTGTTTCACAGTATGTGGTCACATACTGTAGTCTTCTCTGTACCGACTCTGTGCTAGTTCTCTGTTCCTTCCTCCCATCTGCGGCTGCGGTTTGCTTCGCTGTGAGCGCTGGCCTTATTAATCAAACTGCTTGGCAGGTGAATGTGAAGAATGGGTGGGAAGGAgtctgcaggcagaggaggGTGGTGTGCAGGTGCATGGATCTGTGCGTATGTGTGAGCGGCGAGGGGGAAGAGAGAGCCAGCTGTTGCTCGGCACCTAGTGACCCACGGCTGGCTGAGCAAGGATAATTGCAGATACCAGCCTGTTCCCATCTCCTTAATGTGAACCTGTGGCATAATGGAAACTGCTCTGTTCACAGTGGAGGGAAatagaaaagagagaggaggaaattaAGGCATCCGAGGAGTTTGGAGAGAAGATCCAGTGAGGCGGGTTGAATTGAGGGGTCTGTTCGTAAAGATCCCTGCATCCAGCTCATTTTCTGTCCATGTTCTGAGATTATAACTGACACAGCAATGGAGCAGAGCCATCAGGTTTCAAAAGACACATTCTGAGTACTCATCTCGTAGTTACGTGAAGCTCCTTTGTATAATAAGTGACTTTTCTAAATGAACTGACTCCATCCAGCTTCAGACCATCCCCAGTGATGCCTATTAGCGTTGCttcagtgtgatttttttactGTCCCTTGacagtttaaatacatttcagaaGCTCCTCCACTCTGCCAAGAACAAAACCCACAGGAGgaacacaaaacataaaaaatcttGGCCGAAAAATACCGCCACTAATTATGGTCTCAACACTCCAAAGACC
This portion of the Parambassis ranga chromosome 20, fParRan2.1, whole genome shotgun sequence genome encodes:
- the LOC114453236 gene encoding threonine synthase-like 1 translates to MGLLRAHQLALRTARFCLSSASTPKSWLSTKPAFQGDKNILLMGPPGAGKTTVGKIVAHKLGLPFIDVDDDVLEPTWKMPVSAKLAAVGGQRFLEEEGDALCNFSASGCVVSLTGSNPLHAEAMQHIRQNGLVVYLDVDSEDIIQRLTRMKVNRIVGQEAGVPMKDILLYRTQFYEKWLDVRVLCGTGDTVEEVAEKVLKAVRRYQNHDEDTYVSTRCDSAGLSNQKTHFSDVVVEGLAADGGLYVPINGLPKMDAREWMRLAGMSYPERALVLLEKCIHPLDVSALDLRTMIFNAYGSNFLTEAVAPMKHLVNNQYVLELFHGPTASFKDLALQLMPQLFTHCLPPMCNYLILVATSGDTGSAVLSGFSRLSGADGTRTGVLVFFPEGGVSEIQKLQMTSYKEGNARAVGVLSDFDFCQRTIKRMFGESGLTGHLAVEFGTVLSTANSINWARLLPQVVYHSSAYLDLCRDGIIKFGEPIDICIPTGNFGNAMSAVYAKQMGIPIRKVICASNHNRVITDFITTGEYDLRGRPLMLSSSPAIDILKSSNLERFIYHVSGGCGRLVKDLFTRLDRQQHFQVPEPLLGRMQQEVLASWCSEEDCLAAIQSTHTQTGYVMDTHTAVAKVVSDRLQDGSCPVVLCSTAHYGKFAPAVFKALQIQNIPEDPVEQLKTLELSASTPTMHREMMQCLKEGGRTKHTVCQADYSVMVEEVESMIQDCFLKVI